In Micropterus dolomieu isolate WLL.071019.BEF.003 ecotype Adirondacks linkage group LG17, ASM2129224v1, whole genome shotgun sequence, one genomic interval encodes:
- the LOC123986318 gene encoding sarcolipin, producing the protein MDRSVQDLFLNFTIVLITVLLMWLLVKSYQD; encoded by the coding sequence ATGGACCGCTCGGTTCAGGACCTCTTCCTCAACTTCACAATCGTCTTAATCACTGTGCTGCTGATGTGGCTGCTGGTGAAATCTTACCAGGACTGA
- the kbtbd3 gene encoding kelch repeat and BTB domain-containing protein 3, which produces MDEESSSCVTNTHNSRSSSPPSTTPGSAPQCNGVTECRTLLRMSESHGLQLLGMLRSLRERGLMFDFTIKVQEHSFPCHRCVLAACSDFFRAMFEVDMRERDDGSVTLSNQCPVAVGSFLDFAYSGEALITDGNVDVLFQLASFLQVPVLSRACSSFLIGNMDLCNCLSLFSLAEAYGSASLLQSAKEFVVQNFSDLSETQDFLDMQVNVLEACLRSDALNVPSEEAVVKSLFRWIRHDLPGRQKLLPGLLSLTRLHHLPAPALKTLPDSEPLLCESEGCLALLSEAQSRQDQYSSLLTDARPATTQSYIYIHKTEENGEIRHTFCYCLETDQWKDLGTGCGEGKAGMPDPPGSCLTSYAEKMFVTGGCRGNCCRAIRLHVAEPFHDATDEVWCFCPVTLTCTPAPAMLKPRTTHAAVTCLDRVYVIGGRTKGSRGGAPSLLEVEYYNPLTQTWCSVSPLPTAIFYPEASACGTVIYTLGSEVEITDSFNPSLDCFYCYDAQKDQWSRLVAEFGQFFHATLVKAVSINNTLHLCDLSTYKVYSFCPETCVWKGEGSFECAGFNAGAVGMRDRIYILGGDYSPDEITDEVQVYHSGRSQWEEVAPMPRALTEFHCQLISFNRYRDPWADTA; this is translated from the exons ATGGATGAAGAGTCATCCTCCTGTGTCACCAACACCCACAACTCCCGCAGCAGCAGCCCTCCCAGTACCACACCTGGCAGTGCTCCACAATGCAACGGGGTTACAGAGTGCAGGACCCTGCTGCGGATGTCTGAGTCACATGgactgcagctgctgggcaTGCTCAGATCATTGAGGGAGCGAGGCTTGATGTTTGACTTCACCATTAAGGTCCAGGAACACAGTTTTCCCTGCCATCGCTGTGTCCTCGCAGCATGCAGTGATTTCTTCAG GGCCATGTTTGAGGTGGACATGCGTGAGCGTGATGATGGTTCAGTAACTCTGAGTAACCAGTGTCCGGTGGCAGTGGGTTCTTTCCTGGACTTTGCCTATTCTGGAGAAGCCCTCATCACTGATGGCAATGTGGACGTGCTGTTTCAGCTTGCTTCTTTCCTGCAG GTGCCAGTCCTGTCCCGAGCCTGCAGCTCCTTCCTGATAGGAAACATGGATCTTTGTAACTGTCTGTCCCTCTTCTCCCTTGCTGAGGCCTACGGCTCAGCCTCCCTCCTCCAAAGTGCCAAAGAGTTTGTGGTTCAGAACTTCTCTGACCTTTCCGAAACCCAGGACTTTCTGGATATGCAG GTGAATGTGTTGGAAGCATGCCTAAGGTCAGATGCTCTAAACGTGCCCAGTGAGGAGGCTGTGGTGAAGTCACTTTTTAGATGGATACGCCATGATCTCCCAGGAAGACAAAAGCTGTTGCCGGGCCTGTTATCTCTAACCAGACTCCACCATCTACCTGCACCTGCACTAAAG ACCCTGCCTGATTCAGAGCCTCTCCTCTGCGAGAGTGAGGGCTGCCTCGCCCTGCTCTCAGAGGCTCAGAGCAGACAGGATCAGTACAGCAGCTTGCTCACTGATGCCAGGCCGGCCACCACGCAGAGCTACATCTACATCCACAAGACAGAGGAGAACGGAGAGATCCGCCATACCTTCTGCTACTGTCTGGAAACAGACCAGTGGAAAGATCTGGGAACAGGGTGCGGAGAGGGGAAAGCGGGGATGCCAGACCCACCGGGATCCTGCCTTACCAGCTATGCTGAGAAG ATGTTTGTGACAGGCGGTTGCCGTGGTAACTGCTGCCGGGCAATCCGTCTCCATGTGGCCGAGCCGTTCCATGACGCCACGGACGAGGTTTGGTGCTTCTGCCCCGTGACCCTAACGTGCACGCCTGCTCCAGCGATGCTGAAGCCCAGGACCACTCACGCAGCTGTAACCTGCCTGGACCGAGTGTACGTCATTGGAGGACGGACCAAGGGATCCAGAGGGGGAGCTCCCAGCCTGCTGGAG GTGGAGTATTACAACCCTCTGACCCAGACCTGGTGCTCAGTTAGCCCGCTGCCTACTGCCATCTTCTATCCTGAAGCTAGTGCTTGTGGCACTGTTATCTATACGCTGGGGTCAGAGGTGGAGATCACAGACTCCTTTAACCCCTCACTGGACTGCTTCTACTGCTATGATGCCCAGAAGGACCAGTGGAGCCGCCTGGTGGCAGAGTTTGGCCAGTTCTTCCACGCTACACTGGTCAAAGCAGTGTCAATTAATAATACACTGCACCTCTGTGACCTGTCCACTTATAAG GTGTACAGTTTTTGTCCAGAGACCTGTGTTTGGAAGGGTGAAGGGTCATTTGAGTGTGCTGGGTTCAATGCTGGAGCAGTTGGTATGAGAGACAGAATCTACATCCTGGGTGGAGACTACTCACCTGACGAGATCACTGATGAAGTTCAG GTGTACCACAGTGGGAGGAGTCAGTGGGAGGAAGTGGCTCCGATGCCCAGAGCGCTCACTGAGTTCCACTGCCAGCTCATCAGCTTCAACAGATACAGAGACCCATGGGCTGACACAGCCTGA